The DNA sequence CTGCCGGTGATAAGGCTGCGGCTGAAGGGGACTGTGGGCCGCAGCGGCTGCAGCGGCGGCCATCTGCTgctgatggtggtggtggtggtggtggtggtgctgGAGAGCAGCCACGGGTACAAAAGGCAAGAAATGATCGGAATTGGGGCGACCGGGATGCAAGAAGTGGGGAGGGACAGGTGAGCTGGCGAACAAATGGTCGGTGGCGGGATCAGCGGAGGCAGCGAGGGCGGCGGCGGCGGCACCGGCTCCAGCGGCACCAGCGGCAGAGCCACCGGATAATCCCTGCATACGCTTGAGATAAAGGCGGTATTTTTGCAAATGGCTGGCAACGTTCTCTCGGGTCAAGCCGTCGACACTCATGAGCTGCATTATGGTCTTGGGGACGGCATTCTTGATCCCCAAGTGAGCGACGGCGTCTACAAAGCGCTTATGGAGCTGGGGGGTCCAAACGAGGCGTGGGCGCTTAAGGGTGCGGGCGGGCTCCTCGCCGGCGGCCCCGGAGCCCAAATCGGCGGAATCGGCAAAATCGGGAGGTTGGGGGGTGGCGGTGGCGGAATTAGGGGGGAGGGGGTTGGAAGGAGGGGGTGGAGGAGGGGGAGGAGGGGGCTGAggatgctgctgctgctgcggCTGGGGTTGAGGATGAGGATGAGGATGAGGAGGTTGGGCTTGCGCTTGGGCTTGCTGGTTATTATTGCTGGAATTGGGGTTTCGGATGTCAAAAGCCAGAGCCAGATCAGGGGTTATTAGGGTTTGAGACAGGGGCATCAGCTCCTCTGGGGATGGCAGGTCTTCCTCCCACCTTGAGAACCAATTCGACTCATCTtctctcattattattttttttcttctctttattttttttttaaaaattttttgctttagctctctctctctctctctctctctctctgcctgCAACACTGCaaatcaatcaatcaatcaatcaatGAACTCGGGTGGGTGGTCCGTGGTCTCACCCAAATTCCAAATTCCACCGGTTGCTTCTTTGCACTGCTcctttgtgtgatgttgtttttGGGTAAAAGCAGAAAGCTTCGCTTCCTATAACAAATAACTAATAAGGTGGAGAAGATGGGGGGTTGTTGGAGTGGCAGCAGTGGGAGTGTAATCTCACAAAGCCAACAAAAAGATGTCtgcttttttggtttattttggGGAGAATCTAAAATCGCAATCTCAATCTCAATCTCAATCTCATCATCAATCTCAATCTCATCATCAATCTCAATCTCACtgctatatgtgtgtgtgtgtgtggaattGATGAGAGAgatagagggagagagagagagaaagagagagaaaggggttGGAATTGAGAGAAAGAAGGAAGAGGGTATGCGGAGAGAGGTTCGAGGTGGATCTTGTTATTCAGCTTTTTATGAGGAGAGGGGTACTGGCACTGTTGCTAATGCTGTTGCTATGGTGCTTTTCCTTTTATCTTATGGATTTTTAACCTTTGATTgttatttatctttattattttttgttttttccggGATCTGGGGTGGTCTTataatttctctctttttttctacaaaataaataaataaataggtgGGCGATTTTAGCATTAGATGTTGAATTCAGGACCTGAACTTATCATTGCGAAGGAACAGTGTTTGAAAGCAAAGAGAGAAGACCAAAGAGCAAAGATCAGGAAAAAGATGTACAAATTCTCTCATCATCATCCTACAATTTCCCAAAAGTCTAGCGCGTGTCGAGCACGACCTCTTCATGTCTGTCAGTGAAACGGGAATGTTCTGTTTTCTCCATATGATATCTGTATTATTATTCTGTCACCAGGGGCGGGGATGGGCTGGGCTGGGCTGGGCTGGCCAGAAGAGGTGTTACTGTTGGATGCCGTTGTTGGGTATGCATGAACCCAACCCAACCCAACAAACACGGTCAAAAGATGGGTTTCCGCAGAGGAAGGCCAGGCAAGAAATGAATACAGCACCCAGCTCTCCTACTCATATTATGTTGGCGCGTGTCATCACACGCACAGTGGAGGAGGGTACGGATTAGAGTTTCAAAAAGATAGCTTTTTCGTACGGGTGCTTGGCTTTGAGGTTTTTTGGGGGATTTTTAGATGAgattagattaggaaaaagaTTAGGGGGAAAGGAGAAAGAATTGCAAAGTTTGGGATATTGTTTAGGTTGGTGATGAGGAATCAAATGGCTTTCTTTCTACAtaactgttttatttatttggtgggcCGCCATCACACCcatgttttcctttcttttgttttgtgtaAAGAGGAAAGGAAAGCTAGCTAGCTTTTTGTCAAGTAGCCAAACAATTCAATTTATCTCCACtacatttgtatttgtatttgtatttgtacTTGCATTTGTCTAACTGTATGGACATGGTTGAACTCCAACCGAGAGGAGAGATTCATAAGAGGGTTTCTCTTAGCTCAGTCAAAAGGCAAATCATACatgcatatgtgtgtgtgtgtatatatatatatatatatatattagcatgTTAGCATAATGGAGGGAGGCACCAGTATCAGTCCCAACAATATCATAAGCCTGGTATTGTCTCCTTATATTGCAGCACTACCAACACAAAACCTCTGCATTTGCTTAATTTGCATTCTCGGCCTACATTTATTGCTTTCGCAATCCACATTATCAAGTTTACACccataaaatcaatcaactatcaaactataaatttacaaaacttGTGATTATGCATGCTTACTGTctgatttctttcttcttctccatttttTAAAAGGGTCATTTTCTTTGCCATCTGTTAATTTCGCTACGAGGCACTTGTTGGTGGCacttagaattaaaattaaaagcacTTTTTCCATGATCAACACGATTACATCATTTGATTCCAACTCCCCTTCTCTCACTATCGcaacatataaattttcaacataaaaaataaacctaATATTTTCTGGCAAACTAGTAAACTAACATCTCTCTCCAGCAAATAATGATCATTATCACCAAAACTGCAACTTTCTTTTTCCCAGTGGATCCAATAAATCAGTAGACAAGGTGCTTGTGCAACACCATTTGGGATAGGAGTTGGGAAATAGGGATCCATAAAGCTTGGATTGTCAGTTGGTTTGGTGGCCCAAAACTCTTATCATGGCCCAATTGCGATAGGACCTATAGGTTTTTTATTgtacattatttaaaataataagagATGCATGTGGGTTTCTATTTAGCCATTGTCGGGCCTCCTGAATTATTTGCATATCGTTTATTCCAACGAAACAACAAACGAAATGGAATGatcttaaaaggaaaaaaaatatatatatattttgattggtTCTTCCAAGAAAAATTATCCATTTTATTTGACTGATGGAGACAACGACCAATTCAATccgaaactatatatatttatatattaatcacTCAATTTTCAATCTAAGCTAAGATATGATTATTACCAATTAATGAATATTTGGGATTTGTAGGGCATGACCGGACAAAACGAATAGtaataagaatttttatttattttttaatcatgggatttactttttttttttttttttttttttcatttgaggCGGATTCAAAATTGTTCTGTGGATTGgtttgcaattaaaaaaaaaaaaaatgaaatagaattTTGATGGTCACAAACTGGAGAAAAACTTGTGTGGGACTGTCGCACCAGTTATGCTTATGCAACCATCAAACGCACGTCGCatgcttaattttttaaactatgttatattacatttctttctcttccctGCCGTTCCTCTTTGTACCAAACCTCCTTTATATTGTTCATCTTTTCAATTTCTTCATGTTTTTCAAGTTCTTCATGTTTCCCCGCTTGAAAGTTAAAATGAGCTTCAAAATTTAtggcccaaaaaaacaaaaaaaaaaaaaaaaacaggaaaaGAGACTTCAAAAAACTAGTAATATGTTTcactgaaatataaatattatctaaACTTGCATACAAAATCTACATACttggaaatttttaaaagatacccatgttttggaaaaaaaaaaaaaaaaatagattgggTTTGCATATTGAAAGTATCTCCTCCATGCCCCCTCCTTAAAATTTGATTACAGCTCGcaagattgaaaataaataaatatatatatgtgtgtgtgtgcacgCATGTGTTCAAATTTTTACATTAGCTTTTGAGAATGAATCTGTTAGACTAAAATAATTTGCAAGTTTTAGTGTATAAGCATACCACTTTGGAAGATtagttcaaataataataaccaataaTTTTGGATGAAACAATtgtatttagaaataaaaaacaataacaattctaaaacattatttttaacaataaaaaaaaaggaccttAATAATTGAGAACAaagtaaaaattgaagaaaactaacgcaaaataatatagaaaaaagaattgacaaaaagagttaaaaactaaaattaacaacgaaattgaaaaaattaagaagGTTGCATGAAGAAAAGTTGTTTGTTGAAGGTGTAGACTTGTGTGTTTTTGATGGATGAAGATTGTACTTATAGTTTCACACGTCTATGCATGCATAAACTTTAATCCAATTAGAGTTATATCGTTAGACAtgtttgaaaattcaaattaacTCAAAGCAAAGTTTTTGGTTATAACTTGTTTTCTCAAAGTCTTTTTCTTAAtgccattttattttcttttataacaaTACTAGCTGGGCATTTGTTAAAAATTCATGCCaatatttaatactaaaaaaaaaaaaaaatttcatgccaatgtgtatatatatatatatatatatatatgtatatgagaaaataatttatttatc is a window from the Ziziphus jujuba cultivar Dongzao chromosome 11, ASM3175591v1 genome containing:
- the LOC107431546 gene encoding transcription factor MYBC1, yielding MREDESNWFSRWEEDLPSPEELMPLSQTLITPDLALAFDIRNPNSSNNNQQAQAQAQPPHPHPHPQPQPQQQQHPQPPPPPPPPPPSNPLPPNSATATPQPPDFADSADLGSGAAGEEPARTLKRPRLVWTPQLHKRFVDAVAHLGIKNAVPKTIMQLMSVDGLTRENVASHLQKYRLYLKRMQGLSGGSAAGAAGAGAAAAALAASADPATDHLFASSPVPPHFLHPGRPNSDHFLPFVPVAALQHHHHHHHHHQQQMAAAAAAAAHSPLQPQPYHRQVGHFGSPTNGQFEHSFLARQSQPVHRMGSAAVHNPVPGYVEDLESANAAAGGGGGGGRKVLTLFPTGDD